The Acidaminococcales bacterium genome includes the window CGGTCATCCCTTTAGCGAAAACACCGGAACAAACACGGAAAAAGGCTATACGATCGCGATGCCCGGGATTCATATTGGCCTGGATTTTAAAAATAAAGGCGGAAAAAAGCGGATTGTCAGGGTCGCGCCGGGTACCGTCTTTCAATGGCCGCGGACTGGGCGGCGGCGACAGGCGCAAAAATTCTTCCAGGAAAACTTCCACCCCAAAGTTAGTCATGGCGCTGCCAAAAAACATGGGCGTAAGTTCGCCGGCCATTATCTTCTCCGGCGCAAAAGGATCGCCCGCAACGTCAAGCAGTTCCAAGTCGCCGCAAAGGGCCGAAAACGCCTCTTCGCCCACTTTTTCCCGGAAAGCCTCGTCCTTTGGATCGTAACGCGCCGCTGCTATTTGTTTTGCGCCGTGACTGCCGTCATGGACAAAAACATCGGCGAAATTTTTTTGCCGATCATAGATGCCGCAATACCTGCCGTTCACCCCGATCGGCCAGTTGAGCGGACAAGACCTTATGCCGAGCACTTTCTCTATTTCATCCATTAATTCAAACGGATTGCGGCCATAACGGTCAAGCTTGTTAATAAAAGTGAAAACCGGTATTTTCCTTTGCCGGCAAACCCGGAAAAGTTTTCTCGTCTGCCCCTCTACCCCCTTGGCCGCGTCAATCAGCATAACCGCGCTGTCGGCAGCCGTCAGGGTCCGGTAAGTATCTTCGCTGAAATCCTGATGCCCCGGCGTATCAAGCACATTTACCTTATATCCTTTATAATTGAACTGCAAGACGCTGGATGCTACTGATATTCCGCGCTGTTTTTCAATTTCCATCCAATCGGACACTGCGTATTTTTGGCTTTTGCGCGCTTTCACCGTCCCGGCCAAATGAATGGCGCCCCCGTAAAGCAAAAGTTTTTCCGTAAGCGTTGTTTTTCCCGCGTCCGGATGGGAAATAATGGCAAAAGTGCGCCGCTGCCCTATTTCATTGACAAATGACATTAAAACCCTCTCTATGTTTTACGATCGCCGTCAGCCGCTATGCTGGCAATTTCGTAAATGCTCCATTTTTCCGCAATTTGCTTTTTGATAATCTCCGGGATTT containing:
- a CDS encoding peptide chain release factor 3, which encodes MSFVNEIGQRRTFAIISHPDAGKTTLTEKLLLYGGAIHLAGTVKARKSQKYAVSDWMEIEKQRGISVASSVLQFNYKGYKVNVLDTPGHQDFSEDTYRTLTAADSAVMLIDAAKGVEGQTRKLFRVCRQRKIPVFTFINKLDRYGRNPFELMDEIEKVLGIRSCPLNWPIGVNGRYCGIYDRQKNFADVFVHDGSHGAKQIAAARYDPKDEAFREKVGEEAFSALCGDLELLDVAGDPFAPEKIMAGELTPMFFGSAMTNFGVEVFLEEFLRLSPPPSPRPLKDGTRRDPDNPLFSAFIFKIQANMNPGHRDRIAFFRVCSGVFAKGMTVCHVQGGKNIRLSQPQQFLAQEREIVDKAYPGDILGVFDPGIFAIGDTLCDENENISFEDFPVFPPEQFARVQPKETLKRKQFVKGIEQLGQEGAVQIFRQPAAASDYYIIGAVGALQMEVLAYRLRGEYGVELMITALSYSMARWLRGEEKYLSNMKGLDNGMLVLDKKGAPVVLVNNAWNLNWLIERNPEITFLEAPNALKDG